In candidate division KSB1 bacterium, the DNA window CAAAAGCTCCAGGGCATTGCCTTCAATCGCATCCTCTTTTTTACCAAGCTTGTTGAGAAAATGAGCAACCAAGTCTGGAATATCCTCTTTGCGTTCCCGTAGAGTCGGAAGTGTGATCGGGAAGACGTTGATGCGGTAATAAAGATCTTCGCGAAATGAATTATCTTTGAGCGCCTCTTCTAAATCACGATTGGTAGCAGCAATCGTCCTGGCCTTTATTTCAAGGGTCTTGGTTCCACCCACTCTCTCGATCTGGTGGCTCTGCAGCACGCGCAAAAGTTTCACCTGGGTGGACGGTGAAATGTCCCCTATTTCGTCGAGAAAAATAGTGCCGTTTGCCGCCAATTCAAAGCGGCCGACTTTCATTTTATCTGCGCCGGTAAAAGCTCCTTTTTCATGGCCAAACAACTCGCTTTCGAGCAGGCTTTCCGGAAGCGCGCCGCAATTCACCGCGACAAATGGCTCGGCATTGCGCGGACTCAAATGATGAATCGCCTGAGCCACCAATTCCTTGCCGGTGCCGCTTTCACCACGAATTAGAACGGTAGCGTCGGTGGGCGCCACTTTTTCGACCATTTTGTAGACTTCCTGCATGACGCCGCTCTGTCCCACCATGTTTGAAAGTGAGAATTTATCTTTCAGCTCGCGTTTTAACTGAATATTCTCTTCGGCCAGCTTGCGTTTCTCCATGATGTGCTTGACTTTCATTTTCAGCTCATCCATCTCGAATGGCTTGATGATGTAGTCATACGCGCCTTTTTTCATGGCTTCAACCGCATTTTGCGCCGTTGCGTAAGCGGTCATCAAAATCACTTCAGTATTCGGTTTCTGCTTTTTTACTTTTCCTAAGACATGCAAACCGTCTTTCCCGGGCATTTTCAGATCGGTTACCACCAGGTCAAACTCGTTCTGGCTAAATTTCTCCAAACCGTCTTCAGCGCTTTCGGCAGTCGTCACTTCGTAGCCGTCCGGTTCCAAAGCAAAGCGCAGGACTTTGCACATTTTTGGTTCATCGTCGATGATCAGGATGTTGCGTTTGAGCATATTGAATTCCCTTGTTAAACTTCGCTTTTCGGAAAATAGACTTGGTTTATCGTCACCGGTCATTCATAGTCACTTTGTAATTTTTAATGACGGCAAAGGCAAAATGACTTCAATGACTTTTTTCGGATTCCGCCGGCAAATAAAACCGCACGATCGTCCCTTTATCTTTTTCACTTTCAACTTCGATCCAACCGTTGTGTTTTTCAACCAAACGCTTGCAAATCGCCAGACCCAAACCGCTGCCTGAAGTCTTGGTCGTGTAAAACGGTTCGAAAATTTTCTCACTTTTAATATCAAAACCGCAGCCGGTATCCTCAATTTCCACCTTTACATATCGACCGCCTTTTCTACGGGGCTCATTTTTCAAACGGACCATGATTTTTCCACCGCCGTTCATAGCCTGAATCGCATTCAAGGTAAAATTCAAAATCAACTGATTCACCGCGTCTTCATCGTGATTCACGTCAGGCAGGTCATCGTAGTCTTTTTCCAACGCCACGTTTGCTTTATGGATTTCATCCTGAAGAGAAATCAAGGATTTCTCAACTGAGCTTTTTAAGTCGTTAGCATTGCGCTCGAGCTCGCGGTCGCGGGCAAAAGCCAAGAAATCACTCACAAGGCGATTCAGCCGTCGAACCTCGCTGGGAATAAATTCAAAGAGTTCATCCGGCTCGTCTTTAGAACCATACTTTGACTGGAGGACATCGGCGGTGCCCTTGATAATTCCTAAAGGGTTGCGAATTTCATGAGCGACGGTCGCGGCCATTTGTCCCATGGCTGCCAGACGTTCGGAATTTCTGAGGGACTCGTGGGTCTTAGTCAGAAGCCGGATGGCCCAAAATAAAACCAGAGAAAACAAAACAGCTATCGATATACTAATGATCCCGCCGAAAACCAGGCCGTTTTGAAAGACACGTAAAAGATCAAAAAAGTCAGCGCTGGCCTGCACGACAACGATCGCGACGACGTCCCCGAAGGGGCTGAGAACAGGTGAATATGCGTTTTTGAATCGATTGCCGGCAACAAGCTGCATCGGGGCCGCTTCAGGGATTCCGGCCGACGCCTGGCTTACCGATAAACTATCTTCTTCGACAAATGACAGCCGCTCACCAAATGGAAATAGCTCAGGGCTGCTTGCAAATAATCGAAAATCCAGGTCAACGAGATAGACACCCTGCAACTGATTTTGCCGCTGAATGTCGGTTAATATCTGCTGAAGACGTGAAGAAACAAGGCTTAGTCTACCTAATTCGATGTCTGAAGGGAAATCCGCGGTTTCAATAATCTGGGAGGTTAAAGTGGCTGTTGCAAGAAGGCGTCGACCCAACTCTTGTTCCAGATAATTTTCCATGTTTTGGAGAAATTTCCAGCTACCGAAAATGAACCCGAGCAAAACCATAATAGTCAGCGCGACCATCCCGG includes these proteins:
- a CDS encoding sigma-54-dependent Fis family transcriptional regulator — encoded protein: MLKRNILIIDDEPKMCKVLRFALEPDGYEVTTAESAEDGLEKFSQNEFDLVVTDLKMPGKDGLHVLGKVKKQKPNTEVILMTAYATAQNAVEAMKKGAYDYIIKPFEMDELKMKVKHIMEKRKLAEENIQLKRELKDKFSLSNMVGQSGVMQEVYKMVEKVAPTDATVLIRGESGTGKELVAQAIHHLSPRNAEPFVAVNCGALPESLLESELFGHEKGAFTGADKMKVGRFELAANGTIFLDEIGDISPSTQVKLLRVLQSHQIERVGGTKTLEIKARTIAATNRDLEEALKDNSFREDLYYRINVFPITLPTLRERKEDIPDLVAHFLNKLGKKEDAIEGNALELLTKYRWQGNVRELENVIERSLIMSNTDKITDQDLPPHVKNVPSLGASGPFEIPDDGLSLEEVEKKLIKNALNKAGGNKSKAAKFLGITRRKLYSMMERLGGIQGLN